In the Candidatus Cloacimonadota bacterium genome, CATTGAAACCCCAAATTTTAACGCTGTCTCCACTACTATTTCTTTTGTAGGGCCCAGCTTCAGCTCATTTAATAATTCTAGCACCAACACTTATATCGATTTTCTGTATATTAACAAATCCTCTAGTAACGCCTCTGTTACTTATAGTGGCGTAGGAATGACTGTGCCCAGTATTTTTATCGCAGACCAAAATAAGCTCTTAATTGCTTCCAGCGGCACCATCGTAACCAAGTATATCACGGATGCCAACACCGGCTCTTCAACCGATTACGGTCTGAAATGTAACTCCGGCACGATTGAATTTAGCTTGCCCGGTCAAGCAGAATTAAACCTTAATGGACCAGGCAATTATTTCAATAACATGACAGTAAACAACGAGGAAGGCTTAAGAGAAACTCAATACCTTACAGGTCCCGCAGTGGTAGTGAAAGGTGACTTTAACCTATTAAGTGGAGCAGAACTCACATTTTTCGTTTTGGAAGTGGGTGGAGACTGGACAAATTTGACCGGCGACCCTGATATTTATCCGCATAATGTTTGGTTCACCGGGAAAACCTCAGATACCACAATTAAAAACAATCAAAACTTCTCTATTGTTAGCATTGATACAGGCGACTATGCTCTGAGTTTTGCCAGTGGGGTTGAAGTAAGATGCCATAGCATATACGTCCACTCTGGCGGAGTTGATATGGATACAAACGCCCACTTCATCGTTGAATTGAGTACTTCGGGCTCTTATGGCAACTGGTCGCTGTCTCACCCCGAAGGAAAGATTACTATCGGAAGTGTGTACGATCCTTTTTATAAACATCTGAATATTTCTGCCGGAACCTTGACCTTGCCGGATGGTTATTTCCACTTGGATTCTGGTTCAACCGCTGTCATGTCCGGTGGAACGATAGTTTGTAAAAATATATATATTTTTTCCTACGATTCTGATTTTCAACCCACAGGGGGAACGGTGAAGTTAGTCAGCGAAGGGCATGTAAGTTTGGTTGATCTTAGTGTCCAAGACGGAAGCTGGCTTCCTGACCTCATTGTCCAGGCAGATATAGGCACTACTTATCGTTTGCGAAATGACCTCACCATTAAGGGGGATTTTATCCTGGAAAGCGGTGAGTTCAGTGTTTTAGACCCATATTCAGGTGACTTTCACACCATGTATGTGGCAGGAAACTGGATAAACAACTCTGGTCATGACAACTTCCTTGAAGGCGAGGGAGCTGTGGTGTTCAATGGTTCCGGATTACAAACCTGCACAAACAGCGAAGAATTCTACACCCTCGAAGTGAACAAACCAGAAGACTCCGTTTTCCGCGTCGAAAGCCTAATTCCAGACGAATACGTATATATAAACTGCGAAAATTACGATTGGACTGCCGGCGTGGTGGAAGTAAAGGATCTGGGTGTTTTATCCATCAACAAGGTTCTAAACCCAAACATCATGGGCTCTTTCTGGTGCCACACGGATGGCGAGATAAATATCACCGCGCCAAACATTTCTTTGGACGGTGAAATTCATTTGCATGGTGGAGAGATAAGTATCACTGCAACAGGCAATGGCGCCAATAAGTGGATAGCCGGTGAGGTTGAGATTACGGAAGGCAGGCTGATATACACCAACTACGACCTTTGGATTCCCTCCAATAGTCTGATGACAACAAACATTTCAGGTGGAACAATTGAAATTGCAGGTGGTTTTTCATGCCAAGCAGATAACTTTAATCCCAGCGGCGGCTCTATTATTATAGTGGGAGATGGAGATTTAGTATTGGATATATCTTCCACAAACAACCTGCACAATCTGATTATCGATTTGGCTGAGCCAGGCTCATCTTTGGAAATTGCTAATCCCTATTACTCGGTTCTTTGCAACGGAAATATCGACATCAATCAAGGTTATTTGATTATTGCAGGCATTCTTCATTGCATGGCCGACATCAATGTGAACGCTGACGGCACGCTGGATATGCCAAGCTCAGCTTCACTCAAAATGAATGATTCCAGTACGATTAACATTAATGATGGAGGTTCTTTCAAATCCAACGGGGTCCAAGGCTCCCCAGCCGCTGTCACTGGTTTAGCCTCGAACCACTACTATAATTTCAATGTTCACTCGGGTGGTAAATTTGAAGCAACCCAGACCAAGTTTGAAAATTTGGGAACAGACGGTCTCTATTTTGAATCGGGCTCGAACTGTGTTCAATTATCAAACAGCAGCTTCAGTACCGGGATACAAAACGGCACGCTCATCACCATTGATAACGAACAAAATCTAACTTGGGACAGCATCCAGTTTCCTCGTCGCCCAGCAGCTTATCAAAACTATAGAAACGTACGCAAAAGCCTGAACCAGGGGAGCGTCATCTTCACAAATTACTACGGTGTTTTCAGCGGCGCCGCTTATGAAGATGATCTCCATGGTCTCATTTTCTGGACTGGCTCCGATGTTGACTTCATTGTCGACCGTATCATTATTACGCAAAGTGATGAATATGTTTGCGGAATTAGAACTTCCTCCGCCCGCGTAAAAAATATTGGAACTCAAGACTATGTGGGCGACATCAGAGTGGATTTTTATCCAAATTCTCTCTCAGCTCCAGCGGCAGGAACCCAGGGAAGCTCTCATGGCTTCATAAGCAACCTGGAAGCGGGAAAAACAAAATTTGTCAGCTTCCCCCAAATGAGCACGGATATTGCCGGAACCTGGACTGCCTGGGCGCGGGTGGATACGCACAACGATATAGTTGAAACCGACGAAACCAACAACCTCAGCGAGCCGCAAACAACCACCTGGAGTCCTCTGCCGCCGGTCGGCGATATTCAGATTTCAAAACATTCAGATTTGCAGGCACTGATGGCTTGGGATTACGGCACCCCCTACAGCCGTTTCAAGATTTGGGCAAACGATGATCCAAACTTCCCGCCCCAAAGCACGGTGCTGCTTCACACTGTGGATTCAACACCCGAAGTGTCCAAATCCACACTTGTTGATTTATCCCCCCAAAAAAGGTTTTTCAGAATAACCGCGGAAAGGGATTTACCTGATCTTCAGTAAAAACAAAAAAGTGTTAAAAGAAAGCGGGAGCAAAGGTCTCCCGCTTTTTTTGTTCAAGCTTGATAAAGCGCGTGCCAATCACGCTTTCAGAAATTTGCTCTCTTTCACTTCTTGCCCCAAAGACCTTATCCCAATCCGAAACCTTAGCCCGGTGATGACGGCTGCCAGTCCATCCGCGAAAGGCGCCGCGAAAAGCAGGCCATCCAAACCCCAAAGCCTTGAAAACACGATAATGGCGGGAATGAGCAGCAACACCTGTCTGGTGAGGGTGAGCGTCATGGCGGAAAGCGGACGCCCAATGGCTTGGAAGAAGTTTGCCCCCAAAATCTGGAACCCCACCACAGGCAGCATCCAAAACCAGGTTTTCAGGGCGTAGCTGCCAAGTTTCAGCAGTTCCGACTCGCGGTTAAACATTGACACAATCTGGGTTGGAAATAGGCGTGTGAGCATCCAGCCTACCACCACAATGATGGTGGCGACTGTCATGGCCTGCCTTTCAGCTTGTTTTATGCGGTCATATTTGCGGGCGCCAAAGTTGAAGCTGATGATGGTCTGCAAACCCTGGTTCAAACCCGTGATGGGCATCAACAGGATGGTTTGCACACTGTTCACAATGCCCATGGCGGAAATGGCAATGTCTCCCCCATGCTTAAAAAGGCTTTGATTTAAAATAACGTGCAAAACGCTGTTGGTACTCTGCAAAACAAAGCTGGGCGTTCCCAGAGCCGCGATGCGGCGAACGTTGCTCCAGCGCAGCTTCATCAGCCTGAATTGAATCCTGTGCCGGTTCTTTTTGCGCAAAAAGTTTCCCACCACCCAGGTCATGGAAACAGCCTGCGAGATGATGGTCGCCCAAGCCGCGCCTGCTATCCCCATTTTGAATCCAAAAATAAAGATGGGGTCCAGAATGATGTTTGTGCCCGCGCCTGCGAACATGGTTATCATTGCCAGATTCGGCTTTCCGTTGGCTCGCATCATGTGGTTCATCCCCAGGCTGGTCATGTGGAACATCGAGCCAAAGAAGATGATGCGCATATAGTCCATCGCGTAGGGCAACACATTTTCACTGGCGCCAAAGAGGCGTAGAAGCGGTTTATGGAACGAGATGCCGAAAAGCATGAACAAAAATCCGCTGATGAGCAGCAGCGCGAAGGTGTTGCCCAAAATCCCGTCTGCCTCCTCCAGCTTTTTCTCACCCAGTTTGATGGCGAAAAGCGTGGCGCCGCCGATGCCGAAAAGCAGCGCTATGGCAAGCTGTAAAATCATGATGGGAAAGCCAATCGTGATGCCCGCCAGACCCTGGGAGCCGATATCCGGAGCATTTCCGATGTAGATGCGGTCCACAACGTTGTAGAGCGCGCTCACCATCATTCCGACAATGGCTGGAATGGAAAATTCGCGCAATAACACGGAGGTTTTTTCCACTCCCAAAGGATTTTCGTAAACTTCCGTGGTGCCCTGGCTATCTACTTTTTTATCTATTGTATTCAAATCTTTTTAACCTTGGATTATTCTCGTCTCATGGCTGAAACACGATTGTTTGTCAAACTTTTTGTCAAGCCTCCCTATAGTGAAAATCAAGGGATTTCATGAGTAATACTCCACTTTTTTTGGGCTGCGCCATCCGGTCAAGCGCTTTTTTTCAATTTCCACTCTTCATGACAGGATTGTTTTCCTTTTAAAAATAAAGACTTCGCTTCTTTGGGTGTCCCAAATCTTGACCCGCCCTTGACTCTGACACAAGAGTAACTGCCTGATGCCTCTCGAACATCCCTATTCTTTCAGGGGATGATAATGAAGTATACCAAAGTTACTGCCGAGCCAGGGTCAAGGGCGAATCAGAGTGGCTTATGGACGGAAAAGCCAAATTGTGGTTGACGAAAAACGAGGTGTCTTGAATTTTAGGCTTGGAAAGGAAGACAAGGATGAACGAGTTTTTTCGTAGATTGCATAACTTTAAGCGGGGCTTGAATCTGCAGGTCATCATGCGCGCCTTGATGGTGGCGGTGGTGTGCCTCGTTGTGGCTCTTCACGCCTACTATTTGGTGTGGCTGAACAGCCCGGCGCAATCTCCCCTGCTGGTTTGGCTGAACTATTTTTTGCGGGTTTTTGCCGCCGGCGCCATTGTTTTCCTCATCTATCATGCCTTCAGGGCTTTTTTTGACAATCGTCTCACAGCGCGTTGGCTGGACCACCAGACCCCGCATGAAGACGATCTCTATCAAAACCTCTTTGAGCTGAATCAGCAACAGGAAGACGAAGGGGTTCTGGAACTTTTGGCTCAACAGGCCCAGAAGCGGTTGGAAGGCTCCAAATACAAGCTGCCACGTCTCTTTGGGCCCAATCAGTGGTTCATTTTGCTGTTCATTTTGGTGGGGATTGTGAGCGTTTGGGCTCTTTCCTGGGACGATTTTCGCTATGCCATGAAACAATTCAAGGGTATGAAAGCCGAAGCCATCCAATATAAATCCACCATCGAGCTCAGCCCTGGAAATGTGACCCTGGGTAAGGGTCAACAGCTCATCATCAAGGTTTTGAACCCGGATAAACGCTTGAAACACAGGCTGTTCTACCGCTGGGACAAACAGTGGCGGGAATTGGTTTTGACCGATTTTTCCTACAACTTTCCCGCTTTGGAAAACACCATCGAATACTACGTTGAAAACGAGGTGGCGAAAAGCCCGGTTTACAAGGCGGTCTGCCTGGATGAGCCTTTCGCGCGGAATTGGGGATTGCTCTATAAATATCCCAGCCATACCGGCTTGGGAGAACGCAGAGACAGCCTCAGTTATGGCAACATCGAGGCTTATAAACATACCCAGGTAATCCTTTCCCTGGATACGAATATCCCGGTGGAAAGCGCGGTGATGCGTTTTTCCGACGGCAGTTCCCAAAATATGCAAAAAGCGGGAGAAAACCGGTTCAGTACCAGGTTAACCGTTATCAATTCCAAGACCTGGTGGCTGGAGCTCACGGACTTTTTGGGCAGAAAATCCAAGCCGGAAGAAAAGACGATTAACGTGATTCCAGACAACGTTCCCGAGGTGAATATCATCTTCCCCGGAGAAGACACGCTTTTGGACCAAAGCCTGCTCTTGCCGCTGATTATCACCGCCAGTGATGATTTTGGTTTGCGCGACCTGAGCCTGCATTATCAGATAAACGACAAACCCGCCCAATCCAAGTTGCTCAGTTCGCTCATCACATCCAAGCTTTTCACTCTGGATTATGTGTTTGACCTGAAACCTTATGGGCTTTTGCCCGGAGACGCGGTCACCTATTGGGCTCAGGTGCATGACAATTCCCCAGACCGCCAGAGCGCGCAATCCGCGAAATACAAGGCTCGCTATCCCACCATCGCCGAGATTTATCAGGAAATGGAGCGTCAGGAAAAACTGCGGGCGGGAGATTTGGAATCGGCGCTGCAGGAATCCCGTGACCTGCAAAAGGATTTTGAACAAAAACGCCGGGAACTTTTGAATAAAGATGAGATAAAGTGGGAGGATAAAAAACAACTGGAGCAGATGCTGGATACCCAACAGCAACTGAGCCAACAGGTTGAAGACGTTGCCGAGGACTATCAAAAGCTGATTGACCGTCTGCAGAAAAACGACGCCATCTCCCAGGAAACCATGGATAAAATGCAGCGTATCCAAGAGCTGATGCAGGAAATCAGCACGGAAGAACTGCATGAGGCGATGAGTAAATTTGAACAGGCTTTGATGCAACTCAATCCCGAAGAGCTGCGTAAAGCCATGGAAAACATGAAGTTCTCCATGGATGATTTCAGTAAAAAGATTGATCAGACCCTCCAGCTTTTGG is a window encoding:
- a CDS encoding MATE family efflux transporter translates to MMVSALYNVVDRIYIGNAPDIGSQGLAGITIGFPIMILQLAIALLFGIGGATLFAIKLGEKKLEEADGILGNTFALLLISGFLFMLFGISFHKPLLRLFGASENVLPYAMDYMRIIFFGSMFHMTSLGMNHMMRANGKPNLAMITMFAGAGTNIILDPIFIFGFKMGIAGAAWATIISQAVSMTWVVGNFLRKKNRHRIQFRLMKLRWSNVRRIAALGTPSFVLQSTNSVLHVILNQSLFKHGGDIAISAMGIVNSVQTILLMPITGLNQGLQTIISFNFGARKYDRIKQAERQAMTVATIIVVVGWMLTRLFPTQIVSMFNRESELLKLGSYALKTWFWMLPVVGFQILGANFFQAIGRPLSAMTLTLTRQVLLLIPAIIVFSRLWGLDGLLFAAPFADGLAAVITGLRFRIGIRSLGQEVKESKFLKA